The Lathyrus oleraceus cultivar Zhongwan6 unplaced genomic scaffold, CAAS_Psat_ZW6_1.0 chrUn0206, whole genome shotgun sequence genome contains a region encoding:
- the LOC127112957 gene encoding argininosuccinate lyase, chloroplastic has product MKFSPLGACALAGTGLPIDRFMTSDALGFTAPMRNSIDAVSDRDFLLEFLSANAITAVHLSRLGEEWVLWASEEFGFITPSDPVSTGSSIMPQKKNPDPMELVRGKSGRVIGGLVTLLTACKGLPHAYNRDLQEDEEPVFDSVRAILGMLEVSAEFAMNITFNRERIQKSLPAGFPGATTLADYLVKKVSHINLAFSQ; this is encoded by the exons ATGAAATTCAGTCCTTTAGGGGCTTGTGCACTGGCCGGTACAGGGCTCCCCATTGACCGGTTCATGACATCAGATGCATTGGGATTTACAGCTCCGATGAGGAATAG TATTGATGCAGTTTCTGACCGAGATTTTCTACTGGAGTTTCTTTCTGCTAATGCCATCACAGCAGTGCATCTTTCTCGATTGGGTGAAGAATGGGTATTGTGGGCTTCAGAAGAATTTGGATTTATCACTCCAAGCGACCCTGTTTCAACAGGAAGCAGCATAATGCCTCAGAAAAAGAATCCAGACCCAATGGAACTTGTTCGTGGTAAGTCTGGCAGAGTCATAGGGGGTTTGGTCACTCTTCTAACAGCGTGCAAAGGACTTCCACATGCTTACAATCGCGATTTGCAG GAAGACGAAGAACCAGTGTTTGACAGTGTTAGAGCTATTTTGGGAATGCTTGAAGTCTCAGCAGAATTTGCAATGAACATTACTTTCAATCGGGAAAGAATACAAAAGTCTTTACCTGCTGGTTTTCCTGGTGCAACAACACTTGCTGACTATCTTGTTAAGAAGGTAAGCCACATTAATTTAGCCTTCTCTCAATAA